One Zeugodacus cucurbitae isolate PBARC_wt_2022May chromosome 3, idZeuCucr1.2, whole genome shotgun sequence genomic region harbors:
- the LOC128919745 gene encoding macrophage mannose receptor 1-like, which produces MLQSTKLLLLAVIFMVIGGNQLMAKFIGPSISQNFNYTSANATVVLTSSANPITTTVRSTTSPKPKITTLRSTTSPKPKITTVRSTTSPKPKTTEAPNVHNHPKFYFAPLQLNWFGAYGYCKERNWNLIVLDSEKIRLEFESYLNKYNLRHHRIWTAGNQLGDMKTWRWGLHGPKVTYSHWAKGEPDNYKHQQHCLKLYKTSLEWDDDSCEKVINFACLKH; this is translated from the exons atgtTGCAATCAAcgaagctgctgctgctggcagTGATATTCATGGTAATCGGAGGTAACCAGTTGATGGCGAAATTCATAGGTCCATCAATCAGCCAAAATTTTAACTATACAAGTGCAA ATGCCACAGTTGTGTTGACGAGCTCTGCCAATCCTATAACTACAACAGTTCGATCGACAACCTCACCGAAGCCTAAGATAACAACACTTCGATCGACAACCTCACCGAAGCCTAAGATAACAACAGTTCGATCGACAACCTCACCGAAACCGAAGACAACAGAGGCTCCTAACGTCCATAACCATCCGAAATTCTATTTTGCACCGCTACAG TTGAATTGGTTTGGCGCATATGGTTACTGCAAAGAGAGAAATTGGAATCTCATCGTTCTGGACTCGGAGAAAATCAGGCTGGAATTTGaaagttatcttaataaataca actTGAGACATCATCGCATTTGGACAGCTGGCAATCAATTGGGCGATATGAAGACTTGGCGCTGGGGTCTGCATGGACCAAAAGTCACATATAGCCATTGGGCAAAGGGAGAACCGGATAATTACAAACATCAGCaacattgtttaaaattatataaaaccaGTTTGGAATGGGACGATGATTCCTGTGAGAAGGTTATCAATTTTGCTTGCTTAAAGCATTga